From the genome of Ictalurus punctatus breed USDA103 chromosome 5, Coco_2.0, whole genome shotgun sequence:
TTTTAAGCAGCATACATGTGATGTGAGCTATGACATCACACCTGAATGATAGTCAAATAATTTTCTTAACAGATATTCTCTGTTGATTTCAATCATTTTTCCATAGTGCAGTTGACTTCTCAAGTCAGGAGCTATCTAATCTTCTATACCAGCACAGATCTGTGTATTTATGACTGGTTTCTgttaggtttatattaatgatagGTTTATCGTTTCAAGAACAGctcagggacttgtatggcagatgcacCACATAAGGTAATCCTAATAaaacacagattaaaaaaagttttctactaagagattaaaaaaaacaacaacaacaaacaaaaaaaaccttttatgaAAGTCATGAGTAGCAGCactttgtttataaaaaaacaacaaacaaacaaaaaagtttcaTAACGAGTTATTTTCTGTTATTGAGTTTTGGTCCATAAGTATTCGGACAGTAACAGTTTTCAGAATTTTGCTGAAAACACCACCACAAcggatttgaaatgaataaatcaagACATAATTGAAgtatagactttcagctttaattcaagggctttaacaaaaatactgcaTTTTTACCCTCTATTTTCacagtaattggacaaactaaaaATTATAAGGACTATTTTAAATACTTTGACTGCAAATGATTTGCATCCATGACTGTATGAAGTCTGGAACACATGGACCCATCACTAAATGcagagtttcctcccttgagatgctttgctaGGCTTTTACTCTAGCCGCCTTCAGTTgatgcttgtttgtgggtctttctgccttcagttttgccttcagtaagtgaaaagcatgctcaattgggctgaggtcaggtgactgacttggccattcaaggacattccatttctttgccttaagaagctcttgggtaGCTTTTGCGGTattgttttgggtcattatccatctgtactgtgaagtacCATCCTATCAGTTTTGTAGAAtctgactgaatctgagcagaaaatataacatacacttcagaattcattctgcaacttctatcagcagtcacatcaataAACATgagtgacccagttccactggcagccatacatgcccggAAATCTTcgatatttacattcatgaaagTGTTTCTTGATTGTAGGCTTTGACGACACGCCTACCTCCTCGAGAGCGTTCTTGACTTGGCAGATGTCGTGAAGAAGTTTTTCTTCACCTaggaaagaattctgcgatcatccactttggtaccaaattgttgatttggccactcaaaGTTTTTGCTATCTCTCTATCGCTATCTAACTAATGaagcctccttcacttgcatcgacacctGTTTGAACCGCATATTGAGATTTCCCATGATCAGCTACCAAacgcaaattcaacacttggaatgaATCTTGAACTCTAGACTTATTTCCTTAATATgccatgaaataatgaggaaactgGCCAAACTTGGCCATGAAACAGCTTATCAGCCAATTGTCCatttacttttgagcctgtgaaaattgAGGGACTATGTACAAAATGACTAATTTCTTAACAGTTAATGCAATAATTTTGTTAAACCCTTTATATTAAacctgaaagtctacacttcaatgccatcttgattgcttcatttcaaatacaTTGCGGTGGTGTACAGAAGTACAGAAAATTGTGCCAATATCCTGACAATACTTGGATCCAACtataaattaatgaaaaattTTAACTGATgacaaatcactgtggtatatgAGGAAAACTACCTCTGACACACAAactactaaatactaaatcTTAAATTGTATTAGCCTGTTTCTTTGAGATTATCTATATTTTTTAGTAGTTGCAGCTCTATTTTCAGTTAAATTAATACTGAAATTTGGGGGTACACCCTCAGCACCCCCACTTCTAAGGTCCTTGAAGTGGGAGCTTCCTGCCTGCACCTGCATTGCAGAGAAGAAGGGATTGTACTCCGTCTGACAGCCCACAGACACCAGCACTTTTGGAGGGACAACAGGGGCAGGTGGAGGTGACTGAGGTGGTGTTGGTGCAGGCTTTGCTGGGAGTGGAGGAGGCTCTACTGGCCCAGGAGAAGGGGGCTTAACTTCAACTTGTGGAGGCTCTAATTCTACATGGAGTTGAGGTGGAGGTGTGGATTCTCTAGGAAGTTGAGAGGGGGCAGGAATAGGTGGAGTGTGTGTAGGAGGTGGGGGAGGCGGAACTGGTGCAGCTTTTGGTGTAGGCCTGGACTTTGGATCCATGGCCGGGGGTGGGAGGCGAGGGGCTGGGGAGCTGGACTGGGGAGCTGGCATCACTTTTCTCTGAGGAATAGGAGACTCAGGGGGAATAATAATctaaagagaaacagacagagaaagaataCAGGAGGGAAAAGACAAAAGGTCAATAGAGAAAGACTGATGAAAAAGTGGTGACAGGTCAACAGAGAGGTCAATGAAGAGTATTCaaaatgtatgcaaatgtgTGTACTCTGAACTGCCAGTAGTTTCACACATCTACCTTATCCACCTCCCTGCTGTGGTCGTCTCGTGAGCGTTTGGGATTTGACATGACAATGACTCCCTCGGTCAGCCAATCATCTGGTAGTTTCTTGGGGCGTTCCTTGCGAGCAATTCCCAGCTTGCCCTGAAGCTCTTCTATGAGGCGATCCTGAGAATTACTTTTGTGGAAGATTACTGGGCCCATCTTCCTGCGAATAATGCCATCCCTGTACATGGGATGGATGTTGGGTGTCTCCTTGGTACGTCTGATCACAGACTTGATCTGAGCCAAGGGTAGAGACCCTGTCAGATGATTCATACTCAAATGACAAAACATGCAACAGTCAGAGGTCAGCAGAAGTGGATTCACCCACTTGAGATTAGATGCTGTTGTGGATGAGAGAGGACCTTCAGGCAACTTTCATcaccacaaaaacacacagcaaaagCTTTGGGCTGATAGTTCTGTAattaggccaaaatctgtattATATGTTAGATAAGGATTGTATTCATAATTCTGAATGCAGAGCATGAAACTGTTGGGTGCTAATGCTAAATAGAGCCATGATACTCATGCTAATGTTCTTCATGCTTCATTCACATGCCAACACTTCAGACCTTTACACACAGTGCACTGGCACTTTAACACACAGCCTTTAATTAATAGTAACAATCCATGACACTATTTTCTATGGCTGTACTGAAATACTGTAATTTCCTCCATACATGTCCAGATGCCGAAATCCTGTCCATGGTACTGACAGGATGTAATGTGGGCAGGTCAATCTGGGCATCTGGGGTTCCAGGGCAGGAGGAAGGGGTAAGGGAGTCATCCATCCAGCTAGCCTCAGTCATGGGAGTCATGGAGCCATCGGCTCCATCATATGACAGCTTCAGCTCCATGTCAGTCCAGTCTAGAAGTTCACTCCTGCAGTCAGACTGGTCCTCAAGAAGTCCATCTCCTGCCTCACACTCTGTGTGCATGTCCAGCTGCACCACCCTATGGTTGACTGCAGCAAGCATCCCCTCAAACACATCTGGGTGTTCTGCTGAAATCATCTTACAAACTGAAGTCGGCACATTTTGGGATTTAGGCTTGCTGAAGTTCATGGTGAGATGATGATCAAAAGCATCATCAAGAGAAGGCTGCAGAGCTGGTGCCTCAGGCCTCATAGGGGGAAGTGGTCTTGTGGTAACAGCAAATGGCTCAGGTAGCAGTGCTGACAGACTTGAGGTGTTGGGCACTGATACAGGAGAGATGGGAGGTGTGGTGATGTAAGGAGAAGGAGGTTTAGGAGGTGATGTGGATTGTATGATGGGTGATTCACTCACAGGTACAGTTGTAGAGATGGGAGATATAACAGGCTCTGGACTGGTCACAAGACAGACTTCATTAGAAGCTTGAATTATTAAAGAATTGTCCTTATGTGAGGTCTTCATATTTCCACGCTGACTCACTGGGCTTTGAGATTTAGCAATAGGCACAGAAAACTCTAGAGTTGATTTAGTCCCTTTGCTGGGAAGTAGATTCTCAGTATTGGCAGGGATATGCTGTTGATTGCCAGAGGTGATGGCAGACACTtcagtggtggtggtagcagtGATGGTCTGGGACAAAACCACAAGCGACTCCAGCTCAGTGCTCAGTATGGAGTCAGAATTACTGATAACCCGATCTGGGTGTGGATTTGAAGGGGACAATGGAGGACTGGAAAAAGCTGAAATTGAAGTGGAAGAGTGGAGGGCAGAAGGGGCAGATTTTAGGGCACTGGACCGCAGAACAGTCTCACTGGAATCTTCCACTATGTGTAACTCTAAGGGTACAGGAGGGGAGGGCAGTAGAGAGTAGCAGTTTGGTTTAGAAGGGAGACTTGGTGTTGGAGAAACTGCAGTAGGTACTACCGTGGCAGAAGGAGAATTAATTTCTGCAATGGTAGCAAAGCTGTTGGGCTGATCAAACAGTGGATCAGAATTTAGGGAGCCCAAAGAACTTGGCTGGAGGATAACAATAGGGAGGAAAAAGAGCAGGAAAGAAAACagacaaattaaaaaaagaagaatgtataagagttaaaaaaaaaaaaaaaaaggtaaaaaaaaacaggctggaGACTAGATGAACACACTAgctgaaaaataaaagtaatacaATAAAAGTATCTGAGTTAGGAGTATTTTGACCTTTGTCAAAAGGGTGGCTATGTGGGGTAACTGGACCAGCTAAATTGTTCAGTAATTCTGTCTTGAAAATAGGCACTGCAAGGAACTTTCTTCCATACACATTTAATCCCCTGACCTTACACAAAGGAACTTGCATACAGTTCTGTAGTGTCACATGTGATCTTTTGGCACATAAATATGCACTCACATTGCTCTGCACCTTGAAATCAGATAAGCAGGCCATGAGCTCATCCAGTTCTCGTGTGGCCGAGGTGGCTGACATTCGACCCTGTTGCTCAGAGGGTACATCCAAGTGCCCCTCTGTTTGAAGTCCAGAGGGGGTAGGCCTGCTTACACAAGTTATATGTTAATATTACTAAGCAATTATAGTACAAAATATAGTCATATTTCAGCAGTCATAAAATGCAAACGCATAAGACTGGGAGCATCTTACACTGGGGCAGGTATTGAGCCCTCCAGTTcattcaggaggctctccaCAGTTGGACGCCCTTCTTCTGGCCCTTTGGTTCCATTTCTCAGAGGTTTGTCCCTGGCAGCAGGAGTAATTCCGGAGTGGGCTCCATTTTCCTGGATATAGTGTGCTGAACTGCTTGGAGGAAGTGGGGGAGCTGCATCTTCTACAGATCAACAAATTACAAGGTTGATACCTAAACATTCTTACTCATtagcatgttttttgtttgtgagaagattcctccaagccaatatGTACAACAACATAccatagaaagaaa
Proteins encoded in this window:
- the pxnb gene encoding protein piccolo isoform X2, whose protein sequence is MSSALGNNLSELDRLLLELNAVQQNTPSYTSTEDAAPPLPPSSSAHYIQENGAHSGITPAARDKPLRNGTKGPEEGRPTVESLLNELEGSIPAPVPTPSGLQTEGHLDVPSEQQGRMSATSATRELDELMACLSDFKVQSNPSSLGSLNSDPLFDQPNSFATIAEINSPSATVVPTAVSPTPSLPSKPNCYSLLPSPPVPLELHIVEDSSETVLRSSALKSAPSALHSSTSISAFSSPPLSPSNPHPDRVISNSDSILSTELESLVVLSQTITATTTTEVSAITSGNQQHIPANTENLLPSKGTKSTLEFSVPIAKSQSPVSQRGNMKTSHKDNSLIIQASNEVCLVTSPEPVISPISTTVPVSESPIIQSTSPPKPPSPYITTPPISPVSVPNTSSLSALLPEPFAVTTRPLPPMRPEAPALQPSLDDAFDHHLTMNFSKPKSQNVPTSVCKMISAEHPDVFEGMLAAVNHRVVQLDMHTECEAGDGLLEDQSDCRSELLDWTDMELKLSYDGADGSMTPMTEASWMDDSLTPSSCPGTPDAQIDLPTLHPVSTMDRISASGHIKSVIRRTKETPNIHPMYRDGIIRRKMGPVIFHKSNSQDRLIEELQGKLGIARKERPKKLPDDWLTEGVIVMSNPKRSRDDHSREVDKIIIPPESPIPQRKVMPAPQSSSPAPRLPPPAMDPKSRPTPKAAPVPPPPPPTHTPPIPAPSQLPRESTPPPQLHVELEPPQVEVKPPSPGPVEPPPLPAKPAPTPPQSPPPAPVVPPKVLVSVGCQTEYNPFFSAMQIMAQGKGPNTQVNKLDNMLGSLQSDLHKLGVKTVAKGVCGACCKPIVGQVVTAMGRTWHPEHFVCSHCQEEIGSRNFFERDGQPYCERDYHHLFSPRCYYCNGPILDKVVTALDRTWHPEHFFCAQCGAFFGPEGFHEKDGKAYCRKDYFDLFAPKCGGCARAILENYISALNSLWHPECFVCRECFTPFVNGSFFEHDGQPYCEVHYHERRGSLCSGCQKPITGRCITAMGKKFHPEHFVCAFCLKQLNKGTFKEQNDKPYCHGCFVKLFS
- the pxnb gene encoding protein piccolo isoform X1; the protein is MDDLDALLADLESSTAHISKCPVFLPDETPYSFPSSGSLLQDDTSPPPVPPPPSSEALNGSLQKQADSHHSSQQSLDSAQKSTLSRDRVSPPPPHTEEDHVYSFPNKQKTPSDSSSVAMSSALGNNLSELDRLLLELNAVQQNTPSYTSTEDAAPPLPPSSSAHYIQENGAHSGITPAARDKPLRNGTKGPEEGRPTVESLLNELEGSIPAPVPTPSGLQTEGHLDVPSEQQGRMSATSATRELDELMACLSDFKVQSNPSSLGSLNSDPLFDQPNSFATIAEINSPSATVVPTAVSPTPSLPSKPNCYSLLPSPPVPLELHIVEDSSETVLRSSALKSAPSALHSSTSISAFSSPPLSPSNPHPDRVISNSDSILSTELESLVVLSQTITATTTTEVSAITSGNQQHIPANTENLLPSKGTKSTLEFSVPIAKSQSPVSQRGNMKTSHKDNSLIIQASNEVCLVTSPEPVISPISTTVPVSESPIIQSTSPPKPPSPYITTPPISPVSVPNTSSLSALLPEPFAVTTRPLPPMRPEAPALQPSLDDAFDHHLTMNFSKPKSQNVPTSVCKMISAEHPDVFEGMLAAVNHRVVQLDMHTECEAGDGLLEDQSDCRSELLDWTDMELKLSYDGADGSMTPMTEASWMDDSLTPSSCPGTPDAQIDLPTLHPVSTMDRISASGHIKSVIRRTKETPNIHPMYRDGIIRRKMGPVIFHKSNSQDRLIEELQGKLGIARKERPKKLPDDWLTEGVIVMSNPKRSRDDHSREVDKIIIPPESPIPQRKVMPAPQSSSPAPRLPPPAMDPKSRPTPKAAPVPPPPPPTHTPPIPAPSQLPRESTPPPQLHVELEPPQVEVKPPSPGPVEPPPLPAKPAPTPPQSPPPAPVVPPKVLVSVGCQTEYNPFFSAMQIMAQGKGPNTQVNKLDNMLGSLQSDLHKLGVKTVAKGVCGACCKPIVGQVVTAMGRTWHPEHFVCSHCQEEIGSRNFFERDGQPYCERDYHHLFSPRCYYCNGPILDKVVTALDRTWHPEHFFCAQCGAFFGPEGFHEKDGKAYCRKDYFDLFAPKCGGCARAILENYISALNSLWHPECFVCRECFTPFVNGSFFEHDGQPYCEVHYHERRGSLCSGCQKPITGRCITAMGKKFHPEHFVCAFCLKQLNKGTFKEQNDKPYCHGCFVKLFS